From one Paramormyrops kingsleyae isolate MSU_618 chromosome 1, PKINGS_0.4, whole genome shotgun sequence genomic stretch:
- the xirp2b gene encoding xin actin-binding repeat-containing protein 2 isoform X2, with amino-acid sequence MSTLFCSRQQGDTMSATMEIQSGNRPPVLSGTGSTTSTSLSSFRPQTTKATSEAARELQKTAKKFEKFDISLESLRMMFEKPGAEVKSHRVVHPSTSRRACVGQSNRLFKDPKELLSPAERMSSKQTPDLDQSAAGGSGAEAPEEAVSGRSAAQAEAADTIPLRERLAMYQAAVSKSDTAGSSSSSAVMEEAEACSLPGGLASVKKQFESQEISSSQSSVTQYHFQHRSVQELSSTSEVTVRGSSRERVSSGQIVPPVQDEKFYHDQSAYQSNVVSSYENHFDGKVKVVGGEDIPKVSAQALKQQFEKHIEDATPSKQIKIDLDFNQFQWAPAHSASSKVSTSKTCETSSMTRKVEEAVSASASACASVTSYESMENLPPPPPDLLQVPIEPQGQDSEQELSEQLCQAKQSINKEQYSKQRNLYELKRLYKHIHPEVRKNLERDFFSDVTEIEKTQLERGDEVTGDVQQARYVFENSGSSPIKSVSPEREYLEWDEILKGEVQSMRWMFENKPLDSIKDDTPDEDSKKSIAQQEIIAGSDVKYTTWMFETQPIDALGTDTPDSTEQASKLTELARGDVRTATWLFETQPLDALSKIYQEEDQNTEVIFTKDITAGDVKTARYLFETQHLDSLGHTETIDESHFLQLKSELEEIKGDVKTSTKLFETEPLCVIRGDSGQMLEITKVRREETEKGDVKTSRWLFETQPLDMINKDPAQVKLVCGVSIEDNSQGGVNRGRWLFETKTLDSIKDEDWESSKLEKEKIIGADVRKHCWTFETQPMDSLKDTSNARPMSVEEVVGGDVQTARHIFETVPMDYLKDSPEVGKLKKVVASEEEKGDVRHQKWVFESQPLENIREEKKESTRTVNLQELDRGDVSNCKVIFETMDLGKCDDTQKIQVEGVTSGSVKSNKVRFESTPLYAMQDSSGAYHEVRTVRREEIVKGDVRTCKWMFETRPIDQFDESISKLQIIKGISKQETESGDVKTAKWLFETQPLDSIKYFSDVEDEVTETKKTTETVKGDVKTCRWLFETQPMDALYEKVEVKGETETEAIHRGDVKTCTWLFETQSLDTIRDESETILRTCTVNQEDIHGKDVRMARFLFETENLENIRGDDASAFKRVTEIDIHSGDVSRMKYIFENQSSDIMTSTSEETLKKLKTIQAEDIQKGNVINCTWLFENQPIDAIREGSEEKESCIVTDIQGGDVNKGRFIFETFSLDKIHAESSDTEISKLEKISCDEIEKGDVKNYTMMFETQPLYAIRDKEGHYHEVTTVTKEEIMKGDVVGARWLFETKPLDSIRDTDEVYVIKSVTQEDIQKGDVNSARWRFETQPLDKISEEAKLLVRTVDDVQGGDVQTNKQRFESEDLSQKYIRTVSVSEIQKGDVRTATWMFETRTIDEIHGEGSEYEEMKKVTKEEVLKGDVKQSVWLFEKQPLDKIKEVDESHVDVSREEIPQADVKTTTWLFETTPFHEFNESSMQKTEIIGKSIQDTLKELYSQKMVKSQGILIEADEIGDVRMAKYNLMNQEAPEIQKEDVIRGDLKHIMMNLLNRRETTEKTVVIDKEERGDINTIVQQLFNQDAGINVEREEIIRGDIQEAISNLMKEDESAKRGILIQEDEKGDVRMTIYSLLNKQEETSVGKEDIIKGNVRGTISILLSNPNNPEQYMNIKVGDTEKGNVNFYSTCIESGALEYLKELQTEPDERGKMEKEKIVGGDVEGTKLILEQNQSQIERTVAEDEIVPGDVHNTVKVFMTEPVISLDNIQKEVIVKGDLRAVLDCLTQAVNQKMVVEKEEVLKGDINTTLRSLEEAQYQLKEIEKPEIVPGDIKGALQSLEKSATSKVEIVIEDLVPGDVKGTLKSLEEAKQAVKEVEKEEIVKGDIQMAMQSLRDASNEKKVYQQQVSAQGDVKGTIQQLLEPPAPCKTHRKASTEGDVRMSIKSLYDMQEQSQMEKEEAIKGDVQGTIKGLLKGKQQKNLNSSIDGTKDASVSMKTPLPPQQEAHKYSVATKLESKTVKVKNLCQANELRSSSNKHTGIKSAQGESLTKEDNALISQTTVMDMSHTPQERNIKEPSLKPKVAVPGPGIIKKKNVTDQLTDNMVTNVNQCVSQGSVATKHTKGVKTVVLDSDDSRISSTSGMTHLNTVKNESQTKTITKPAQGVKISSHVTGNTAQANITKAANTGNQLTQEVTNVIKNTSQGATDARHLQDTTTTTQVQTKAAEHKTIVQKHDIKTLKTEFRNLDMNRKGFVKSVKKGKEDIHMPPPPLPTPPLSESEFPLPPPPPPVVESEGNMFSIPLSSVSKQDADLPPPPPPPPVDLDHFPPPPPPPPPHIAGQDYLPPPPSQQELDSMPGKSLRSPRTKAQQMPVKPIKAPSLYKIPKPEAPKQFGQGPINVEKNQVTPPPPSSKVFQVPAQQTITAPDLTTSSKNIKEIRKQEDTIKVLAQTDSLRTASQEEDSPGPVKKVYKPQIKLPPPPVEPVSAKPKTCVRKFKTPLMIAEEKYRKQRDESEKNKVGATPASPASDSDVQAFIQAASEVSATGNTAKGETVSTDTTKKEAETIIDKIKSDTVSLGVLVQAASRGLSVQPLIPSRSQPSASEIASAVDKELQNVVKESNISKQAVMQDFTNLQMQTSTSLKTDEMKQTNVSVNREVSKVPLHPTKIPKVTPNFKVKTVKIPKVDKMENVETEKKESSAEATNKQQLTQQEKKASSQMTREITKVTESCVQESEEIGKPAAVKDSKLEIQMLKPKQKFKKEKSDVIPKETMSCVKVNQEKEVRKMQKAKAQHEGYVQVREEVFVTESKVQQSFQQQSTVQAQKQMETSQMQKDVTSKPQIQDKPQIESRHIGVKLTGKTSQKGESTSSVANQQASQRCEETHRVLSQINDLLEPSGKIDSKAVRNLLIKIPSWLIDPATKRSLEVRPNDNVAKLKDILVYVRSVAQAKVLNLGGSIAATEKPESGSASEKIAIGGAISKISIGSSKLEAQKEVLGEGQTSHESMKQKFIDTKKADSRGASPLTRMRSPSPTYITIESTRRASSPQRVGPSPPPMHRSCTPPEPPPRMFDPTTSQINRASPSPTFSRSDKLAKLKDTTAKLSQGASPPPLSQQAQITEKKSEIVESPSSFHRQIKIETHVVETSEVSEETLETASVKDKKEFFEEAQKAEVNRTYVRKDPIEIPERLGPDTEETEVKGKEKEEVPWVNLSGLVHKFESPEQKFYKRKEPIVIAERLGSDTEDADPEEDKKGTEVEPVPTFNIKTIKTMFEMGEQSSSVKEQKHKHEKPESEMHEIMTDGSKQTNPWRQQKGSWQTSPPPIQKEVLQSGLTEPMGLSGSQSVNETFSSIDEFGNKISGSRSAMTVSQHSEHITTRCAPPTYADVVKGKVQMLDVLADTTPEELLKNFQKTWNESESVFKSLGYNVTEQKTSQTVSHQQETLMTENSSSRVGAVRGLPEESVSNGVSGRRQTKLP; translated from the exons GAACTGTCTAGCACATCTGAGGTGACAGTGAGGGGCAGCTCCAGAGAGAGAGTCTCGTCTGGACAGATTGTGCCTCCTGTTCAGGATGAAAAG TTCTACCATGATCAGAGTGCCTACCAAAGTAATGTGGTCTCCAGTTATGAAAATCATTTTGATGGAAAAG TGAAGGTCGTTGGAGGTGAGGACATACCAAAGGTATCTGCACAGGCTTTAAAGCAACAGTTTGAAAAGCATATTGAGGATGCAACACCAAGCAAGCAAATTAAG ATTGATCTTGATTTCAACCAGTTTCAGTGGGCCCCGGCTCACAGTGCGTCATCTAAAGTTTCTACAAGCAAGACATGTGAAACATCATCCATGACTAGGAAGGTAGAAGAAGCTGTCTCAGCCTCAGCCTCAGCATGTGCTTCCGTTACCTCCTATGAGAGTATGGAGAACttacctcccccacccccagacttGCTGCAGGTTCCAATAGAACCTCAAGGGCAGGACAGTGAACAAGAACTATCTGAGCAACTTTGCCAGGCTAAACAGTCTATAAATAAAGAGCAATATTCTAAGCAGAGGAACTTGTATGAGCTGAAACGCCTCTACAAGCATATACACCCGGAAGTCCGGAAAAACCTGGAAAGGGATTTTTTCAGTGACGTAACAGAGATTGAGAAGACGCAGCTGGAGAGAGGAGACGAAGTCACTGGAGATGTTCAGCAAGCCAGATATGTTTTTGAGAACTCTGGGAGCAGTCCCATCAAGTCAGTGAGCCCCGAACGAGAATACCTTGAGTGGGATGAGATTCTCAAAGGGGAAGTGCAATCTATGCGCTGGATGTTTGAAAACAAACCCCTGGATTCAATCAAAGATGATACTCCAGATGAAGACAGCAAGAAAAGCATAGCTCAGCAGGAAATCATTGCAGGAAGTGATGTGAAATACACAACCTGGATGTTCGAGACACAACCCATTGATGCTCTAGGCACAGATACTCCAGATTCAACTGAGCAAGCCAGCAAGTTAACAGAGTTAGCAAGAGGAGATGTTCGCACGGCAACCTGGCTCTTTGAAACACAACCACTGGATGCACTCAGTAAGATATACCAGGAAGAAGATCAAAACACAGAGGTTATTTTCACAAAAGATATAACTGCTGGAGATGTAAAAACTGCCCGGTACTTGTTTGAAACTCAGCATCTGGATTCTCTGGGCCATACTGAGACCATTGATGAGTCCCATTTCCTACAGCTGAAGTCAGAATTAGAAGAGATCAAGGGAGACGTAAAGACATCCACAAAACTATTTGAGACTGAACCCCTGTGTGTcattcgaggagattctggtcaaATGCTGGAGATCACAAAAGTCCGCCGTGAGGAAACCGAGAAAGGTGATGTCAAGACATCCCGCTGGCTCTTTGAAACTCAGCCTCTGGACATGATAAACAAAGACCCTGCCCAAGTGAAACTGGTTTGCGGGGTGTCAATAGAGGACAACTCTCAAGGTGGTGTCAACAGAGGCAGGTGGCTTTTTGAGACAAAGACCCTAGACTCTATTAAAGATGAAGACTGGGAAAGTTCAAAGTTGGAAAAAGAAAAGATTATTGGAGCTGATGTCCGAAAGCACTGTTGGACATTTGAAACACAGCCTATGGACAGTTTAAAAGATACTTCAAATGCCAGACCGATGTCTGTGGAAGAGGTTGTAGGGGGTGATGTGCAAACAGCTAGACATATATTTGAAACAGTTCCAATGGATTATTTGAAGGATAGTCCTGAAGTAGGTAAACTTAAAAAAGTAGTGGCGTCTGAGGAGGAAAAGGGTGATGTCAGACACCAAAAGTGGGTTTTTGAAAGTCAACCACTTGAAAACATCAgagaagaaaagaaagaaagcacAAGAACTGTGAACCTACAAGAACTTGACAGAGGGGATGTTTCAAATTGCAAAGTAATCTTTGAAACAATGGATTTAGGCAAATGTGATGACACTCAGAAAATCCAAGTCGAGGGGGTCACAAGTGGCTCTGTGAAATCAAACAAAGTTCGTTTTGAATCTACACCATTATATGCGATGCAAGACAGTTCTGGTGCTTATCATGAGGTGAGAACTGTGCGGAGGGAGGAGATTGTAAAGGGTGATGTCCGAACCTGCAAATGGATGTTCGAAACACGTCCCATTGATCAGTTTGATGAAAGTATCAGCAAATTACAGATCATTAAAGGTATatcaaaacaggaaacagagtCAGGTGACGTGAAAACAGCTAAATGGCTTTTTGAGACACAGCCGCTTGACTCTATTAAATATTTCAGCGATGTAGAAGATGAGGTGACTGAGACTAAGAAGACAACAGAGACTGTGAAAGGTGATGTGAAAACCTGTAGGTGGTTGTTTGAAACACAGCCAATGGATGCTCTTTATGAAAAGGTTGAGGTAAAGGGTGAAACGGAAACAGAGGCGATTCATAGAGGGGACGTCAAGACTTGCACTTGGCTGTTCGAGACGCAGTCACTTGACACTATCAGAGATGAGTCAGAAACGATTCTAAGGACATGCACCGTAAACCAGGAGGATATTCATGGCAAAGATGTGAGAATGGCCCGGTTCCTTTTTGAGACAGAGAATCTTGAGAACATCAGAGGGGATGACGCTTCTGCTTTTAAAAGAGTTACTGAGATTGACATTCATTCTGGAGATGTGTCCAGAATGAAGTATATATTTGAAAACCAGTCCTCTGACATAATGACTTCAACTTCCGAAGAGACACTGAAAAAGCTGAAGACCATTCAGGCAGAAGACATTCAGAAAGGGAATGTGATTAACTGCACGTGGCTGTTTGAAAATCAACCTATAGATGCTATTCGTGAGGGTTCTGAAGAAAAGGAATCCTGCATTGTGACAGACATACAAGGAGGTGATGTTAACAAGGGACGTTTTATTTTTGAGACTTTCTCCTTGGACAAAATTCATGCAGAATCATCTGATACAGAGATATCGAAACTGGAGAAAATAAGTTGTGATGAGATAGAGAAAGGTGATGTCAAGAACTACACCATGATGTTTGAAACTCAGCCTCTGTATGCCATCCGTGACAAAGAGGGTCATTATCATGAGGTCACCACAGTCACAAAAGAGGAAATCATGAAGGGAGATGTTGTTGGAGCTAGGTGGCTATTTGAAACCAAACCCCTTGATTCAATAAGGGACACAGATGAGGTCTATGTCATTAAATCTGTTACACAGGAAGACATTCAGAAAGGTGATGTAAACTCAGCGAGATGGAGATTTGAAACCCAGCCACTCGATAAAATTTCAGAAGAAGCAAAGCTCTTGGTTAGAACTGTGGATGACGTTCAAGGAGGTGATGTTCAAACCAACAAACAACGTTTTGAGTCTGAGGATTTATCGCAAAAATACATCAGAACAGTCAGTGTCAGTGAAATTCAGAAAGGTGATGTGAGAACGGCCACATGGATGTTTGAAACGCGCACAATTGATGAGATACATGGTGAAGGCTCAGAGTACGAAGAGATGAAAAAGGTGACGAAAGAAGAGGTGCTAAAGGGAGATGTTAAACAGTCGGTGTGGCTTTTTGAAAAGCAGCCCCTTGACAAAATTAAGGAGGTGGATGAATCGCATGTTGACGTTTCTCGTGAAGAGATTCCGCAAGCAGATGTGAAAACAACGACGTGGCTTTTTGAAACAACCCCGTTTCACGAGTTTAACGAGAGCAGCATGCAAAAGACCGAGATAATTGGTAAAAGCATCCAAGATACTCTGAAGGAGCTGTACTCCCAGAAAATGGTCAAGTCACAAGGAATACTCATAGAAGCAGATGAAATTGGCGATGTCAGAATGGCAAAGTACAACCTCATGAACCAAGAAGCTCCAGAAATTCAAAAGGAGGACGTAATTAGAGGGGACCTGAAACATATAATGATGAATCTGCTAAACAGAAGGGAGACAACTGAAAAAACCGTTGTTATAGATAAGGAAGAGAGGGGTGACATAAACACTATAGTGCAACAGCTGTTCAACCAAGACGCAGGAATCAATGTGGAAAGAGAAGAAATTATCCGGGGTGATATTCAGGAAGCAATAAGCAACCTGATGAAGGAAGATGAGTCTGCCAAACGAGGTATTCTGATACAGGAAGATGAGAAGGGAGATGTAAGAATGACTATATACTCTCTTCTTAATAAACAAGAAGAGACTAGTGTTGGAAAAGAGGATATTATCAAAGGAAATGTTCGAGGTACTATCAGTATACTTCTGTCCAACCCAAACAATCCGGAACAATATATGAACATAAAAGTGGGTGACACCGAAAAGGGAAATGTGAACTTTTACTCCACATGCATAGAGTCTGGGGCTCTGGAGTATCTTAAAGAACTCCAAACTGAGCCAGATGAGAGAGGTAAGATGGAGAAAGAGAAGATCGTTGGCGGAGATGTTGAAGGGACAAAACTTATTTTGGAACAAAATCAGTCACAGATTGAACGAACTGTTGCAGAGGATGAAATTGTCCCAGGAGATGTGCACAACACGGTCAAGGTTTTTATGACTGAACCAGTGATATCACTAGATAACATCCAGAAAGAGGTCATTGTGAAAGGGGACTTGAGAGCAGTCCTGGACTGTCTAACACAGGCTGTAAACCAGAAGATGGTGGTTGAAAAAGAGGAAGTACTCAAAGGTGACATAAACACCACTCTGAGATCTCTGGAGGAGGCTCAATACCAACTCAAAGAGATTGAAAAACCAGAAATCGTCCCAGGTGACATTAAAGGGGCCCTGCAGAGCTTGGAAAAATCTGCCACCAGCAAAGTTGAGATCGTCATTGAAGATTTAGTGCCTGGTGATGTCAAAGGAACCTTAAAATCACTGGAAGAAGCTAAACAGGCTGTGAAAGAGGTAGAGAAAGAGGAAATTGTTAAAGGCGATATTCAGATGGCGATGCAGAGCTTACGAGACGCCTCTAATGAGAAGAAGGTCTACCAGCAACAAGTTAGTGCTCAGGGAGATGTAAAAGGCACTATACAGCAGCTGTTAGAACCTCCAGCCCCATGCAAAACACATCGCAAAGCTAGTACAGAGGGAGACGTGAGGATGTCTATAAAGTCGCTATACGACATGCAGGAACAAAGTCAAATGGAAAAAGAGGAGGCAATCAAAGGAGATGTCCAGGGCACAATAAAAGGCCTATTGAAAGGAAAGCAGCAGAAGAACCTGAACAGTAGTATTGATGGTACTAAAGATGCCAGCGTTTCAATGAAAACTCCATTGCCCCCTCAACAGGAAGCCCACAAATACTCAGTTGCGACTAAGCTTGAAAGCAAGACAGTGAAAGTCAAAAATCTATGCCAAGCAAATGAACTACGCAGCAGCTCAAACAAGCACACTGGAATAAAGTCAGCGCAAGGCGAGTCCCTAACCAAGGAGGATAATGCTCTTATTTCGCAGACTACAGTGATGGATATGTCTCATACTCCACAAGAGAGAAATATTAAAGAACCATCTTTAAAACCAAAGGTAGCAGTCCCTGGCCCTGGGATCATCAAGAAGAAAAATGTGACAGATCAATTGACTGATAACATGGTTACAAATGTAAACCAATGTGTGTCACAAGGTAGCGTTGCCACAAAGCACACCAAAGGTGTGAAAACAGTGGTTCTGGATTCTGACGATTCAAGAATCTCAAGTACCTCAGGAATGACACACTTAAACACAGTTAAAAATGAATCACAGACGAAGACCATCACTAAGCCTGCACAGGGTGTTAAAATCAGtagtcatgtgacaggaaatACAGCACAAGCTAACATTACAAAGGCTGCGAACACTGGCAATCAGCTCACGCAAGAAGTgacaaatgtaataaaaaatacatcacAGGGTGCCACTGATGCAAGACACCTCCAAGACACCACAACTACGACACAGGTACAGACAAAAGCGGCAGAACACAAAACAATTGTGCAAAAGCATGATATTAAAACCTTGAAGACAGAGTTCCGCAACCTTGACATGAATCGAAAGGGTTTTGTTAAGTCAGTAAAGAAGGGCAAAGAAGATATCCATATGCCGCCTCCACCTCTGCCAACACCTCCATTGTCAGAGTCTGAATTCCCTCTTCCACCTCCGCCTCCCCCAGTGGTGGAATCTGAGGGTAACATGTTTTCTATTCCACTTTCCTCTGTCTCAAAGCAGGACGCTGACCTGCCCCCACCACCTCCACCACCGCCTGTGGATCTAGATCAttttccaccaccaccacctccccccccgccacacataGCTGGACAAGATTATCTACCCCCACCACCATCGCAGCAAGAGTTGGATTCCATGCCAGGAAAATCACTCCGCTCTCCGCGTACTAAGGCTCAACAAATGCCTGTCAAACCAATAAAGGCCCCTTCGTTATATAAGATCCCGAAGCCTGAGGCACCTAAGCAGTTTGGGCAAGGACCGATCAACGTGGAGAAAAACCAAGTGACTCCTCCGCCACCTTCAAGCAAGGTATTCCAGGTGCCCGCACAGCAGACCATTACAGCTCCTGACCTGACCACATCCagcaaaaatataaaagaaataagGAAACAAGAGGACACAATAAAAGTGTTAGCTCAGACAGATTCACTGAGAACTGCATCACAAGAAGAAGACTCACCTGGTCCGGTGAAGAAAGTTTATAAGCCTCAGATAAAACTACCACCTCCACCTGTTGAACCGGTATCTGCGAAGCCTAAAACATGTGTGAGGAAATTCAAAACTCCACTGATGATTGCAGAGGAAAAGTATCGCAAACAGAGGGACGAAAGTGAGAAGAACAAAGTTGGTGCAACTCCAGCTTCTCCAGCAAGTGATAGTGATGTACAAGCCTTCATTCAGGCTGCCTCTGAAGTATCTGCCACAGGCAACACAGCTAAGGGAGAAACAGTAAGCACTGATACAACTAAGAAAGAAGCAGAAACAATAATCGATAAGATTAAATCAGACACTGTTTCACTCGGTGTGCTTGTGCAGGCAGCGTCAAGGGGTTTATCAGTCCAACCTTTAATTCCTTCAAGGAGTCAGCCCTCTGCGAGTGAAATTGCATCAGCTGTTGACAAAGAACTTCAGAACGTTGTGAAAGAAAGCAACATTTCTAAACAGGCTGTCATGCAAGACTTCACTAATCTTCAAATGCAAACTTCAACTTCTCTGAAAACTGATGAGATGAAACAAACCAATGTTTCCGTAAACCGGGAAGTGAGTAAAGTTCCTCTCCACCCGACAAAAATCCCCAAAGTTACTCCAAATTTCAAGGTTAAAACGGTGAAGATTCCAAAGGTTGATAAGATGGAAAATGTGGAGACTGAGAAGAAAGAATCTTCAGCAGAAGCTACTAATAAACAGCAGTTAACTCAACAAGAGAAAAAAGCTTCTTCTCAGATGACTCGCGAAATCACCAAAGTTACAGAAAGCTGTGTACAGGAAAGCGAGGAAATTGGGAAGCCTGCAGCTGTGAAGGACAGCAAGCTGGAGATACAAATGCTGAAGCCCAAGCAGAAATTCAAGAAGGAGAAAAGTGATGTTATCCCTAAAGAGACAATGTCATGTGTTAAGGTAAACCAAGAAAAGGAGGTCAGGAAAATGCAGAAGGCCAAAGCGCAACATGAGGGATATGTTCAAGTCCGTGAAGAAGTGTTCGTCACAGAAAGCAAAGTTCAGCAAAGTTTCCAGCAACAAAGCACGGTTCAAGCTCAAAAACAAATGGAGACCTCACAAATGCAAAAAGATGTGACCAGCAAGCCACAGATTCAGGATAAACCGCAAATTGAAAGTAGACACATTGGTGTTAAGCTAACAGGCAAAACATCACAAAAGGGTGAAAGTACATCTTCAGTGGCCAATCAGCAGGCCTCACAAAGATGTGAAGAAACACACAGGgtgctttctcaaattaatGATCTACTTGAACCATCTGGGAAAATTGACTCTAAAGCAGTAAGGAATCTCCTCATCAAAATCCCTAGCTGGCTAATAGATCCAGCGACAAAAAGGAGTTTAGAAGTTAGACCAAATGATAATGTTGCGAAGCTGAAAGATATCCTAGTCTATGTAAGATCGGTTGCACAAGCAAAAGTTTTGAATTTAGGGGGAAGCATTGCTGCCACGGAAAAGCCTGAAAGTGGATCGGCATCTGAAAAGATAGCTATTGGTGGAGCAATATCGAAAATAAGTATTGGCTCGTCAAAATTGGAGGCTCAGAAGGAAGTATTGGGAGAGGGACAGACTTCTCATGAAAGCATGAAGCAAAAGTTCATTGACACAAAAAAAGCTGATTCTAGAGGGGCCTCACCCTTGACCAGAATGCGATCACCATCACCTACTTATATTACCATAGAATCTACACGGAGAGCTAGCTCCCCACAAAGAGTGGGCCCTTCCCCTCCACCAATGCACAGATCATGCACTCCCCCAGAACCACCACCACGGATGTTTGACCCAACAACATCTCAGATCAACAGGGCCAGTCCTTCTCCAACATTCAGCCGATCAGACAAGCTAGCCAAGCTGAAGGACACCACTGCTAAGCTTTCACAGGGGGCATCGCCACCACCTCTGTCACAACAGGCGCAGATAACCGAGAAAAAATCTGAAATAGTAGAATCGCCATCGTCGTTCCATCGGCAGATCAAAATTGAGACGCATGTTGTGGAGACGTCAGAGGTGTCAGAGGAAACGCTAGAAACTGCATCAGTGAAAGACAAGAAGGAGTTCTTCGAGGAGGCTCAGAAGGCTGAGGTGAACAGAACATATGTACGCAAGGACCCTATTGAAATCCCAGAGCGCTTAGGCCCAGACACAGAAGAGACAGAAgtcaaaggaaaagaaaaagaggAGGTCCCATGGGTAAATCTCTCAGGACTTGTCCACAAATTTGAATCACCGGAACAGAAGTTTTATAAAAGAAAAGAGCCAATTGTCATTGCAGAGAGACTAGGAAGTGACACTGAAGACGCTGATCCCGAAGAAGACAAAAAAGGAACTGAAGTGGAACCGGTTCCAACCTTCAACATCAAGACCATTAAAACTATGTTTGAAATGGGCGAGCAGAGTTCCTCCGTCAAGgaacaaaaacataaacatgAGAAGCCAGAGTCAGAGATGCATGAAATCATGACAGATGGTTCAAAGCAGACAAACCCTTGGAGACAGCAGAAGGGCTCATGGCAGACATCTCCCCCGCCCATCCAGAAGGAGGTACTGCAATCAGGATTGACCGAACCAATGGGGCTTTCCGGGAGTCAGTCAGTCAACGAGACGTTCTCCAGCATCGATGAATTTGGTAATAAAATAAGCGGGTCAAGAAGTGCCATGACAGTCTCTCAGCATTCAGAACACATCACGACCCGGTGTGCCCCTCCCACATATGCAGACGTAGTGAAGGGCAAGGTCCAAATGCTAGACGTCTTGGCTGACACCACCCCCGAAGAACTACTGAAGAACTTCCAAAAAACTTGGAATGAAAGCGAGAGTGTCTTCAAGAGCCTGGGCTATAATGTAACAGAACAGAAGACTTCACAGACTGTATCACACCAGCAAGAGACGCTCATGACTG aaaactcGAGTTCCAGAGTCGGAGCTGTGCGCGGCCTGCCGGAAGAGAGTGTATCCAATGGAGTCTCTGGTCGCAGACAAACAAAACTTCCATAG